gtaattgcagtgaataaatatttgaaaaaggagataaaatgttcttgacgaatgaaatcactggcatcagtaaGAATTGAGATTGACAAAGTTCGACTAAATAACTGATGAGTAGCTAAGACTGAGTAGCTAAAAATGAGTAGCGGTTGACAATGAAAGGCAAACTGCACTTGCGCAAATTTCCtgagttgaaatattgaataaggtaagctgcacttgcacaagacttcccaagttgaaaaatgtatctcctatgagcatacaagatgaatgaatgtaaCCGCTAAAAAGTGTGTACTGATGCTCagtaaaattgaagtgataaataataaatcaaaagttcATATTGAGGATTGTTGAAAGTTCATGTggaattcatgttgaaattacttacagttcataataataatgtgatgaataattgaaaaacgttgTACGCAGAAAGCATGGCGTGAATTGCAAAAAAGGACGCTTAGTAGAAAAGTCCCGAAAGGTAAgttaaattcatagaaaatatggTTGAAAAACGTTCACTGATGAAAAATGCGTTGAATGGTTCTTGAATAAGCACACAAACTAGGACATAATGAATGATGAGAATGGATAaagttttccaaagatggaCGCGTTAAATTGAGATGTTACATCGTATGACTGTACAAAAGAAAGTGACCCTTCTTGCTTGCTGGTTGACGAAACAGGAACTGCCCAAAAAGCGGAAACATGACGTCCACGGCAGTCATGAGCACAAACTCTACGAATGAAgtgaacatataaaatcgatattaagcgaactgaaggtgttgaggttgaagtgactgttgaagtataccaaaggaggttcaaaaacaatgaaaatacaattcaaaatacttatagacgaatattaaactagaaaacattgaaagaagcAGACGACAACTAGCGCTACTATCGATCAAGCGATCAATGAAACTGTGACGTCAGAGATCGCATGACACATGAGAAAGTTGTCGGCGGACTGTAGCAGCGGTAGATTCAAAtgctacaaaaacaagatggacgACCATAAGACTGGCTAAAACATGAGACGAAATCTAACATAAAGCTCCCCCCTCGATGCAGGAACAAGTCTTGTCAACCAAGACGTAGCGAGTGCAAAAAATGATGAGTACGAAAAAATACATATATGTTAGATGAGTCGAATAGAAATACACGAGCAATACGAATAATAGGTGGATAACATGATGAATAAATGCTAATACAAAAAGGACAAGTAGTGAAAGACTACCAAAATTAATCATCTTCAAGTGCTGGAAGCGGAGCGAGACTAGAGATTGCTCTCTTGAACCTACCATGTGCAGTCTGCACTGTAACAACACGAACTTTTCCATCGGCACCTGGATGGGTTTCAATGATGCGAGCTAACTTCCATGTGGAAGGAGCAGAATTGAGATCTTTCAGAAGAACCATGGTGTCAACTGTGAGATTGTCCGATTCAGTAAGCCATTTGTGCTTGCGTTGAAGTGTGACTAAGTACTCCTTAGACCATCTGTCCCAAAGTTCTTGAGTGATTTTTTGAAGAAGTTTCCAACGACACCTGTTATCGACATGGGTGGTGGGCGGGCAATGGAAAGGCAACGCAGTCAATGGGCGACCAACTAAGAAGTGACCTGGCGAGAGATACTGAAGATCTTGAGGGTCCTCTGTAAGAGGTACGAGTGGACGAGAGTTAAGGATAGCTTCAATTTGAGCTGCGAATGTAGTCATATCTTCAAAATTAAGAATATGATTGAATGTGAcgactttgaaaattttcttgaaattcttgaCAGCATTCTCCCATAGACCTCCAAAAGATGGGGCGCGAGGTGGAATGAAGTGCCACTTGATATTGAGAACCGACGTGTAGTTATGAATATCTTGTTGAGTTTTAGATGACTCAAAAAACTGATGTAGATCTTGTAGTTCATTGTTTGCACCTACAAACGTGGTTGCATTGTCCGAAAATATGGAGTGTGGAATACCACGACGTGATGAGAAGCGAATGAGTGCCGCAATAAAGGCTTTCGTTGTCAACTCTGAGACGACTTCTACGTGTACTGCTTTCGTGACCATGCAGACGAAGATAGCTAAATAAGCTTTTGAATATGTGCGTGATTTCTTGGAACCAACAAGTAATGAAAACGGTCCAGCATAATCTATGCCAGAGTTATAGAATGGAAAATCAGACTGTATTCTGACAGGAGGAAGTTGTCCCATGATTTGTTCCGAACGAAATTTGGCGAAGCGAAAACATAAATGGCAGGATTTCAAAACTGATTTGACTGTACACTCACCCTTCATTCTTCCCTTCCCTATGCCTCTCACCGctcatcaatctctctcttcctctttctctctcccaccCACTCTCCCCTTCCACACATTGACAGGTCAGCATACCGACTCACTTTAATTACAGTATTAGCAACAATCATCTTGAAACGTTGGATATCAACACTGCTAACCTGGTTCATGTCTCGCtcctatatattattatgtaccATTTTACATACTATGTTCCATTTTGTATGTACTGTCGAGAATGTATCTTGTATTCATGTGTGTTGTATGTCGTATACAAATGTTATACATGCTGGATTTCAGGAGCTGATCTATACTCCTTATATAGTTGTATGTCGTATATATGATTACAAACATTATAACAAATAAATGTTCTATACAAATGTTATATACATAGGATTTCAGGACCTGATCTATACTCCTTATATAGTTGTATGTCGTATATATGATTACAAACTATAACAAACAAATGTCGTATATAAATGTTATATACATAGGATTTCAGGACCTGATCTATACTCCTTATATAGTTGTATGTCGTATATATGATTACAAACTATAACAAACAAATGTCGTATAAAAGTGTTATATACATAGGATTTCAGGACCTGATCTATACTCCTTATATAGTTGTATGTCGTATATATGATTACaaacaatataacaaacaaaTGTCGTATACAAGTGTGATATACATAGAATTTCAGTGCCTGATCTATACTCCTTATATAGTCGTATGTCGTATAAATGATTACaaacattataacaaacaaatTAATGTCGTATACAAGTGTTATACATAGGATTCAGTGCCTGATCTTACTCCTTATATAGTTGTATGTCGTATATATGATTACaaacattataacaaacaaaaaaatgtcGTATACAAGTGTTATATACATAGGATTCCAGTGCCTAATCTATACTCCGTATATAGTTGTATGTCGTATATATGATTACaaacattataacaaacaaatTAATGTCGTATACAAGTGTTATATACATAGGATTCCAGTGCCTGATCTTACTCCTTATATAGTTGTATGTCGTATATATGATTACaaacattataacaaacaaaaaaatgtcGTATACAAGTGTTATATACATAGGATTCCAGTGCCTGATCTATACTCCGTATATAGTTGTATGTCGTATATATGATTACaaacattataacaaacaaatTAATGTCGTATACAAGTGTTATACATAGGATTCCAGTGCCTGATCTATACTCCTCATATGGTTGTATGTCGTATATATCCATCTAGttacatctatagtgaggtccacgttataatggcagtggatagagataaaagaacagcgttgcctcttctctgcctcaattaattacatttctacactgtcaaaaacagatttggcatcgttgcggagctagaacaggatagtactacctgctttgtcgaattatagacaaggatagtagtatcaaagttaatcaaatactgtcattataacgtggacttcactatagttacCATATAGTTACAGAGCGTTATATTCCAGTGCCTGATCTATACTCCGTATATAGTTGTATGTCGTATATATGATTACaaacattataacaaacaaatTAATGTCGTATACAAGTGTTATATACATAGGATTCCAGTGCCTGATCTATACTCCTTATATAGTCGTATGTCGTATAAATGATTACaaacattataacaaacaaaaaaatgtcGTATACAAGTGTTATATACATAGGATTCCAGTGCCTGATCTATACTCCGTATATAGTTGTATGTCGTATATATGATTACaaacattataacaaacaaatTAATGTCGTATACAAGTGTTATATACATAGGATTCCAGTGCCTGATCTTACTCCTTATATAGTTGTATGTCGTATATATGATTACaaacattataacaaacaaaaaaatgtcGTATACAAGTGTTATATACATAGGATTCCAGTGCCTGATCTTACTCCTTATATAGTTGTATGTCGTATATATGATTACaaacattataacaaacaaatTAATGTCGTATACAAGTGTTATATACATAGGATTCCAGTGCCTGATCTATACTCCTCATATGGTTGTGTGTCGTACATATCCATCTAGtttcatctatagtgaggtccacgttataatggcagtggatagagataaaagaacagcgttgcctcttctctgcctcaattaattacatttctacactgtcaaaaatagatttggcatcgttgcggagctagaacaggatagtactacctgatttgtcgaattatagacaaggatagtagtatcaaagttaatcaaatactgtcattataacgtggacttcactatagttacCATATAGTTACAGAGCGTTATATCCCAGTATCTAATCTATAATTACATAGTTGTATGCTGTTTACATGTGAATATATAACTCAGTACCAACCCTTTACTCACATAGATAAACGTAATAACGTTTGTCCTTGAATGAGCGTAATGTCGCTTAGCCTTTATGGCGCTTACCTGGACTTGATGCTAGAAATCATCTAAACAGTAACTTTAGTGAGCTTAGTTCATTGATGTAGAACGCTTCACTTATTGGTAAACACTGGGATCCACTTTGATGAATATTAACATCATAATCCAGATCTCATGACGTCTATCCTAGATCTTTCATATTATACTTCATTTATTTCATGATGTGGACCTCTGATGATTGGAATAGCTGATAATGGTAATCACTAGTTAGTCAGTGGAGCCCGTTAACACACACATTGTATTGATTAGCATACTACAGTGTATTTCATGAACAAATACAAATACGTACTGACCTATGGTCAACTTGTAGTATTAAACACTGGCTTGTAATGACCCTGCGACTCGTTACACACTTATCtatttttggacgttcgattttctgccgtcctcatgaattctatcagattaaatggAGCCTGACAAGCTTAATCTGTTTAATAGTATTTATTAGTATCTAATAGTCTATCTAATAATATCtttaaggacggcaaaaaacaTACGtcccaaaatcgatgtgtgtgtaactcaGGGTCAGGGTCAATGCTAGCCAGTATTAATACTAAAAGCTGATCAGAGCTTTGTATTTGTATGTACTGTATTTAGTCATGAAACGCAATAAAGTATGCTAATCAATACACCTTCCATTAATAATTCTGTTTTGcaaataatatacataaataaataaatactgtcgATGTATGAATGAACGAATAGAAGGATTAATGAATGACTCAGCTGAGGACAATATTGTTATAACTTACTATTGTGAAAATTGCTCAAagtattaataatgataatcctatactattgaacgagcaacttctttttatatgtttggatgtttagttgtttataattatgtttgtatttcaccggatctcgaaaacggcgctaacgattctcactaaattcagaacatagtaggtttaaaataaaaagattcgattgaactaggtctcatccctggaaaaactcgctgaagaacattgaaaggataattattattcatccttggaaaaacatctgataataattatttcgtcgtctgttgatgatggaagtgagtgaacgagttcatgtgtgtgggactgtgtcaaactAATGACTcaactgttgaacttttgtgatcattcaattaggtacttagtgccggttgcaataaagccgggttatttccaatcctgattaattccagtagatccatctttttgaattggtcttctctgatttggttcacgtgaagttaatcaggattagaattcaaccggcttttgtgcaactgggctcTTATGAGAGAAgattttgcattcctctgggaattaatctcaatttactgtgattagatagaacatttctgtatgaactatgaatgttattataatttcttctttcgtgataaatttCTCATGCTTtccactccagagcgaagctcggtccccgatattatttattgatgaaagaTAAATTTCATACTAGTTTGCTTTCTCAATGTTATTTTCGTTaatggataatattattatttatgtcaaaactttataaaatcGAATTTCAGGAAGTGAAAGGGTACCTTTTTAGTGATAAAACTTAAACCTAGAAACTTGTGTGTAGATAGTTATGAAATGATATTGGGTGATAGGGTAAGGCAGAAAATCCAGAAGGATATGTTCTATGATGAATAGatcataatatgatatatagataaatagattTGACAGATCTCTCTGCCCAAAAAAAAACACATGAATAGATAAACTGATCGAAGACGGGATGCAATTTTAATTTCCATGTTTGAACATTTTAATGTTATAACATAAATCTTCGTTGTTTCGAcagattattattgttgaaccTTTGGAAAATGATACAATAGAATATCTTTCCATTAACTCACAAACGGAAGACgagagaatgaaagaataagaagacaaAAGAGCTggataaaaaaaatcaagacgAGCAGTGTCACAAAggaaagaataaaattgaaagtcaCATGAAAGTTAAACAACATGCTGCTTTGTAGTTTCCAGTATAACTTTTACACTTGAAAACAAATATTTCAGTTGTTCTTTTCAAAGCTGgaaggtgagagagagagagagtgagtggttTATGGGAGAGGCATGATGAGtggggtgagagagagaatggaaAAGCTGGTAGACGACTGCCATATACACATTAATGTGTACATTACCGGTTGACACTCTCTGTCTCTGTTTCTGTTTTTGCTGCTGCCTTGTCTAGCGGACTACAAAGCGAAAACAGCTCTTTGCTTGACTGTATATATGAAGTAAGATACATGACAGCTCGTACAGGCGACTACACTCACATGGAAGCTTGCAAAAAGTTGGTGCTGAAAGGCTAGCTAGAAAtaggacgaagaagaagagggtgaaAAAGatgagaagtagaagaggaagaagaaagagcaGGAgcagatgaagatgaagatgaaaatgaagaagataaacaaggaaataaaaaatcaataaactgGGTTAATTGCAATCCAGTTAGAGAGCAAATGCAATTCTTATCGCAATGGATTATTAGAGGAAAGTAATAGAAAAGATACAGAAAGCAAGATAGTCAGAGATAAATGTAATATGTACACTCTTTCCATTGGCAAAGGTAGAAACAAGAAGGATAGAAAGTAAAGAGGGAGTGAAGGATCATAGACCTATGGACACACTTGAAGCTTATGAACTAATTGAAAATAGGAACAGGAACAGAGACAGGAACATGGAATACTTTAGAAAATAAAGCTGATGAAATGATAGGTAGGAGTAGAAGAGAAGGGAGAAACAGTCGAATTTGAAGTGTGCAATGTgatgagagggagtgagagaggtAAGGAGTGAAAGGTAGTGAGAAAAAGAGTGGCAGTGGAAGAgggggaagaagaggaagaagaagaagaaaacaaaagCTAAATAGAATTGTCTGTGAGCAGTGGAGCTTGCAACAGTGAGAGAAGAATCTCTCACACACGACATGCTACGTGTTTGTATTCAGCCGGCGACCTAGCGAGCTGTACACAGAATGGATACAAATGTACTACAAATGTACCAAGTAGTAGTAGCAAGTACAAATAAAGCAACCAGCCAACAAAAGAACAATGTATCTAACTTTTGAATTATATCATAGAATCGTACCTAACAAAGATTGCTTCTTTTACAAGATACACAGTGAGGCAGTCTACAAACAtggtttgataataaatatagtaGGTCTATTTTATAAAAGCGGAAATCTTTATTTGTATACTACTAGTATGTAATTCGTACAACGCAGGGGTTTATCAAGGGTCCAATAAAATTTTGAcagactgaaaacttgaccttctagaatcttgaagaattaaaaataggcctgtaactatcctcggtaaatggagaatctatatgcaaaatttcaagttaatcaattcAGAAGTTCTAACCTGATGATGTGTCAttaatgaatttcctatcccgaacatgtatgagccaattctttcctttattatattatagataatccaataaattcaatatatcTGTGAATATAATGGTGGGATGCAGTATGAGATGATATTTCTACAATGGAAATCACTTCAGAGAATGGAATGAATTGGTGCTGATTGCCTAATTGATATTAGATTGATGTTCCAATATATCTTGAGCCAAACccatattttgaaaatgaaattcaatcatTAACTTCTTTCAGGATAACATCTATTCTTATAAAATTCACTGAGAGATCAGTCAAAATAAtctcattgaataataatattatgttgtcgAAATGATCTCAATGgattttattacaataatctCACTAACTTTATGTTGGAAAATATCAATCTTcgattattttatgaaaaataactcaTTACTCTCTCTTCATAAAAATGTTAGTAGTTGATGGTCGTACTTCGAGAGGATTCAAATTCTCTTAATGTATTgacatttctattataaatttgattaatgAAGAAATTTCACGAGAAGTACTGTTCATTTTATCCACGAATTTTAAACTAATGATTGATATTCTagtaggctattgatattaCTAGTGTATGAATTGTACCAGAAATTTGTTTGTAAAATATTGTTGCAGAAATTATGTTTCAAAATCTCAATCAATTGTTGAGTTTGTAGAATACGActgacaaaacaatattaacATCTCCACATGagaggaaattcaatttttcaaacgaAGCCAATCATTAGAAAcaagaaaatgattttttttatggaAGCGTCCCTTCATAGTGAACCATAGAATAATACAATCTCCAAGTTCTCTCTGATTGAAGCTCTAAACTTCTTCGTACCATAGCATGTTTGTGAACAGTTAGCtgagaaagcttgatttgtcaGCGTTTAAAGCTGAgtcaatttattctttttcaCTATCATGAACTCTTCAATAGATGGAACTCCTCTATAACTAACCTTGATGAGAAAGAGCCAGACAAGAGGGTGAATTTCACGGAATAACGGATGACCTTGGATTAGTTGAGGGTCTGTTAACTTTGATCGTCGTTAGGTTTACGGAAGTTACCTTGGTGAAGGTCATTGGGTCAATCATCAAGGTCAATGAGGGATTTTGATTACATTAGAAGGGCCAAGCTCAACATAGCACTCTTTTGGTAAACAGCTCGCTTTACTTATTTCACGATTTATTGTTTCGTTGTTGCTTTTTTATCCACCTTCGTCAAGTTGAGGCTCCGTTAACTTTGATTGTCGTAAGGTTCACGAAAGTTACCTTGGTGAAGGTCAAATGAGGgatttttatacaatttgaaGGGTTAAGCTGAACAAAACACCCTTTTAGTAAACAGCTCGCTGTACTTATTTCACGATATAGTTTAGTTATTGCTTTTTTATATCCACGTACTGATGCACATCATTTATGCCACAG
Above is a window of Nilaparvata lugens isolate BPH chromosome 4, ASM1435652v1, whole genome shotgun sequence DNA encoding:
- the LOC120350809 gene encoding uncharacterized protein LOC120350809, encoding MVTKAVHVEVVSELTTKAFIAALIRFSSRRGIPHSIFSDNATTFVGANNELQDLHQFFESSKTQQDIHNYTSVLNIKWHFIPPRAPSFGGLWENAVKNFKKIFKVVTFNHILNFEDMTTFAAQIEAILNSRPLVPLTEDPQDLQYLSPGHFLVGRPLTALPFHCPPTTHVDNRCRWKLLQKITQELWDRWSKEYLVTLQRKHKWLTESDNLTVDTMVLLKDLNSAPSTWKLARIIETHPGADGKVRVVTVQTAHGRFKRAISSLAPLPALEDD